The following are encoded in a window of Pongo abelii isolate AG06213 chromosome 16, NHGRI_mPonAbe1-v2.0_pri, whole genome shotgun sequence genomic DNA:
- the LOC129050459 gene encoding riboflavin kinase-like translates to MPRADCIMTHLPYFCRGQVVRGFGRGSKQLGIPTANFPEQVVDNLPADISTGIYYGWASVGSGDVHKMVVSIGWNPYYKNTKKSMETHIMHTFKEDFYGEILNVAIVGYLRPEKNFDSLESLISAIQGDIEEAKKRLVTRTFESQRRQFLPGF, encoded by the coding sequence ATGCCCCGAGCGGACTGCATTATGACGCACCTGCCTTACTTCTGCCGGGGCCAAGTCGTGCGGGGCTTCGGCCGCGGCTCCAAGCAGCTGGGCATCCCCACAGCTAATTTTCCTGAGCAAGTGGTAGATAATCTTCCAGCTGATATATCCACCGGTATTTACTATGGTTGGGccagtgttggaagtggagaTGTCCATAAGATGGTGGTGAGCATAGGATGGAACCCATATTACAAGAATACGAAGAAGTCTATGGAAACACATATCATGCATACCTTCAAAGAGGACTTCTATGGGGAAATCCTCAATGTGGCCATTGTTGGCTACCTGAGACCAGAAAAGAACTTTGATTCTTTAGAGTCACTTATTTCAGCAATTCAAGGTGATATTGAAGAAGCTAAGAAACGACTAGTTACCAGAACATTTGAAAGTCAAAGAAGACAATTTCTTCCAGGTTtctaa